The region AAAGCGACCAGTTGTACAAGAACGGTGTGCGTCAACTGAAAGATGGTACACCGGTTCAGTATTATCAATGTCGCGTTTGCGAGAAACGCTTTAATGAGCGAGCTGGGACACCGATGTCGCGCTTGCGCAGTTCGGTGGATGAAGTCTCAATGGCGCTGAAGA is a window of Romeriopsis navalis LEGE 11480 DNA encoding:
- a CDS encoding transposase, translating into MRCPRCESDQLYKNGVRQLKDGTPVQYYQCRVCEKRFNERAGTPMSRLRSSVDEVSMALK